Below is a genomic region from Paraburkholderia sp. BL23I1N1.
GACGGCGGCCGCGCGCGCATGGTACGACAGCCCGGCGTATCAGGAGAGCGCGCAGCACCGGTTCAAGGGCGCGCGCTATCGGGCCGTTCTCGTCGAAGGCATCTGACGAAAGGCGGCGAGGAGCGGATCTTCCGCTCCCGGCCTGCGGACGGCAGACGAGGCGCCCAGATCGCTCCTGCTCTCCCAATATCGCCCTATCCTTCGTTGGCCAACCTTGACCGGATCTCGGCAGCCGAGAGGTCGCGCTGATGTGTGGCAATTTGCCATGTGTTTTCCCACGGATCTCTGACCATCGCTCGCCTGTCGCCGTATGGCATGTCGGCCGGAACCTCGAGCGAGATCGCATTCGCCGCAATCGCTCGCTGGAAGGTCGAATCGGCGTCCTCAACGTAGACATACAGAAATGCCGGCATCGGATCGCGAAGGCCGTCGCCGCCGCTAACCATCACGACGGAATCGCCGATCATGATTTCGGCAGGCAGCCCGTGACGGAATTCGCCCTGTGCCAAAAACACCGTCTTGATGAATGTGATCAGGTTTTCCGGATCCCGTACGACGATTCGGGGCGTGACGGTATGCCATCCATCAGGTTGAAATTTAGCCATGTTGCGCAGCCTCGGAAGAGATTCGCAAGGGCATTGTCTCCCGAGCGCCGGATGTCCGCAAAGGATCGGAATGGCGGTAGCACGAGGTTTTTCAACAGGCGGCTAGTCTCACTGTGTCACATATTTAGTTGCGCGCTCGATTGCCGTACAGGAAGCATGCCATCGTTGCATGAGGCGTAGTCCAAGCAGGATGCGCAACGTGGTAATGGAATCAGGAACGTGGCGTTGAGCGCGCTGGACTGCCCCGGGGGACGTAATCCGGGGGAAGGGCAGGCAGCGCACGTTCAAGGAAGTTTTTTTTATCGCGTCCATCTGATTGCATTCGGAGTCGCTGAGCCATCAGAAACCCATACGCAGCGATACTCAGTGTGGCGTGGTGGTGGAAACCACGCCAGCCTCGCCCTTCATAATGACCAAGCCCGAACTCCTGTTTCAGGTCCTGATAGTCGCGCTCGATGCGCCAGCGCATCTTGGTCACGAACACAAGCTGCTCAAGTGCCGCCTCTTCGGGAGCGGTACTGAGAAAGTATTTGAGCGGCTCCGAATCGCCATCAGGCCATTCAATGAGCAGCCATTGTTCGTCGCGAACGGTACTTCGCCAATAGTCGCGATGTGCGGGACGAACCCGTACGGCGGCAAAGCGTGAGGAAAGTGCGGCGTTGCTGCCTTCGCGCCAGGTAACGGCTTGCCAGGCGTTCACGGGTAATTGCATGGCCAGTTCCTTCACCACGATCGGTTCGTGGCCGGGCGCACGGCGCAACAACGTTGGCGGCTTGCCGCGCCCGCTCCAGGGCCTGGGCGGAAGCGGCGCCGTACCGGGAGCCCACACAGAGGTGCCCGGCCGGATCCCTACCGCGTACAACAATCCCAGTTCCGTTAAGCCATCCCGGAAAGCGGTTTCGTCGCCGTACCCAGCATCGGCCAGCACGATGCCCGGCGCAACGCCGGATGCTATAGCCTCGCGAAGCTGGGCCAGCGCAATCTGCGGCTTGGTCTGAAAAGCCAGATCGTCGGGAATGCCAGCGCGACGGGCACGTTCCCGGTCGTCAATCCATTCCTTGGGCACATGCAGCTGCCAGGCAATCGGCAGGCTGCCGCGTTGCGTCGCGATCGACAGGCTCACGGCGACCTGACAGTTATCCTGTTTTCCGAGCTGCCCGCAGTACTGACGTGCCACCCCGACCGAATGACGTCCCTTCTTTGGAAAACCGGTGTCGTCAATAATCCAGTAGTAGCCGGTTTCTTCAGCAGCATGTGCGTCTAGCGCGGGCATCACCCATTCGCGTACCCGCTGCAGGACCGCACGATCAGACCAGTCTGCCTTGGCCACAAAGTGGTGGAGTGACTGGTGCTTCGCACTCGCGTGAAGTGGGTCAATGTGCGCGGCCATCGGCTCGACGCTCTTGCGCGATAGCGGCAACACCAGGCCCGAACAGTAACCCTTGAGGCCGGCATGACGATCGGCGTGCCCTAACGCCTGCGCCAGATGATTCAGATACACGTCAAATTCGTCGACATCTTCTCTCATCGCGATCGCCCGAAGTCTGCATTATTCAATACTACCAGGTATCGCTTCGCTGCAAATGATTTTTGTGACACAGTGAGACTAGTTAAGTCCTTGAAGAAAATCGGGGATCGCACTTCCAATCGAGGCAAGATATCCCGCCATAGCACCGGCAACTTTTCGCACGGCAGGACGTGTGGTCATCCGTTCACGCCAAGCCAGCAGGTTGGGCGTTTCTCCTGTCATCGGCGCGCCCTTGCGCGCGCCGAACAACTGCGCCATGTAAAACGCAATGTCGGCATAGGAATAGGTCTCGGCCAGAAATTCTCGATTCGCAAGAACTCGTTCCATGCGTCGATAATATTGCAACGCCTCGTTGCGCGCAGTCTGCGCCGCAGGATCGTCCAGCGCATCTTCAAGACCCATCAGTCGGACAATGTGGGGAAAATAGATTTCATCGCTGCAGTGTTCGAGCTGACGCGCCATGGCGCGCGCCTCTGGATGCGCCGGCCATAAGGCGGGATTGGGCTTCAAGTCTTCAAGATACTCAAATATTTGCGTGGAATCGAAAATCTCAAGTTTGCCGTCTATCAGTACCGGCACCTGATGCTTCGGATTGACGCGCAATACATCTGGATGTTTGGGGGCGTAACCGCGCAGCTGGTCAAACGGAACCATCACCAGTTCGAAGTCGATGCCCTTCTCGTGCGCCGCGATCTCGACCTTGGCACCGAACATGCTCAGGAGTCCGGAAATTATTTTCATTTGTCTCTCTTCATTTGATCTTGCGTCTCGACAAACTCACGATCGAAGAGATCGATCAACAAGTCGCATCGCGCAGATTAGGGATGTGGCAGATCATAAGTCCGATAACATGACACCTTATGGCATGTATTTTAAATAAGGTGTCGTTTATGAAAGCCAGCCGCCTTTTGTCGATCATGATGATGCTGCAAGCGCGCGGGCGTATGACCGCACCGGCTTTGGCTGAAGCACTGGAGGTATCCGAGCGCACGATCTTGCGCGATATCGATCAGCTCTCCACTGCTGGCGTACCCATTTGGGGGGATCGAGGTCGCAATGGGGGATTTCAATTGCGCGAGGGTTGGAGTACCGATCTCACAGGGCTTACGGAGCACGAAGCGCACGCGCTGTTTCTGGCAGGTTTGCCTGGGCCTGCGACAGAACTGGGCTTGGACGTCATGGCAACCTCGGCGCGGCTAAAGATGATTGCCAGCCTGCCTCCGGACTTGCGCGAGCAGGCCGATCGTGTCGCCAGCCGACTGCACGTTGACACAGTGGATTGGTACCGTACGCAAGAAACGCCGTTATTTCTGCGTGAAATCGCCAATGCCGTGTGGAGCTCGTACCGTATCGAAGTGAAGTATGAGAGTTGGCGTGGTTTATCCCGCCGCGAACTTGAGCCGCTCGGTTTGGTGCTCAAGGGAGGTGCCTGGTACCTGATTGCCAGGATGGTGGGCAAGCCCGGCGCACTGACCTTTCGGCTAGCGAATATTAGTGAACTCAAGTCCTCCCGCCGTCGTTTCAAGCGCCCTGCTCGATTTGATCTGGCGAAGCATTGGCGTGACGCCATAAACCGGTACGAGACTGATCTTTATCGGTTGACGGCACATATCGCCGTGTCGCCGCGCGGCGAGAATTGGTTGGTCAACGCGCGTATTAAAACCGCTCCAGTTTTGCAGGGTGCAGGTAGTGCGGAGGTGCCATTGGGATGGAAAGAGTTTTTGATGCCCATCGAATCCATCGAGCACGGTGCGCGGAAGCTGCTGGAATACGGTTCAAATTTGAAAATCGTAGGGCCGCAGGAACTCAAGAATAAATTTATGGAAGAGTTGTCACAGTTGAAAACGCTCTATAAGAGGCGAGCATAATTTTGGTGAGAGACTCCGCCAGTTCGCCCAAGTCAACACGACCTAAACACAGCCAGCGGAGTCAATCACGACTTTTACCGAGCTGCAACGATGTTCGTATCTCAGCACGTACACCCGTTTGTTCGCTGGCTCATCGGAATTCAGTTGATACAGGAAAGCGGTCCGGGCATGCCCGACAAAAAACGCCGCCCCCCGACGGGGAACGGCGCATGTCGAACGGCCCTGAAGAAACGACCGTCAGGCGCTCTTTTCCCCAGCGGCCGGAAACGGCAAACTGTGAACCCGTTTGCCAGTGGCCGCAAAAATCGCGTTCGCGACCGCCGGCCCGACCGGTGCGACCCCCGGCTCGCCGACGCCGGTCGGCGCTTCGCCCGACTGCACGATATGCACCTCGACCTTGGGCATCTCGGCCATCCGCAGCACCTGGTAGCCGTCGAAGTTGTTCTGCTCGACCTTGCCGTCCTTCAGCGTGATCGCGCTGTGCAACGCCGCGCCGAGCCCGAAGCCGATACCGCCTTCCATCTGTGCAGCGATGACGTCGGGATTGATCGGCGTGCCGCAGTCCACCGCACAGACGACGCGCTCCACTTTCACGTTACCGTCCTTGTCGACGGAGACTTCCGCGACCTGCGCGACGAACGTCTTGAACGCCTCGGCCACCGCGATGCCGCGCCCGCGGCCTTTCGGCAGCGGTTTGGCCGGATCCCAGCCCGCTTTCTCCGCGGCGAGTTCGAGCACGGCGCGCATGCGCGGTTCATGCGCAAGCAGATCGCGGCGGAACACGAACGGATCCTTGCCCGCGGCGTGTGCGGCTTCGTCGATGAATGCCTCGACCGCGAATGCCGTGTGCGAGCTGCCGACTACCCGCCACCACAACACGGGCACGCCGGTCTGCGTGGTAGTGAGTTCGACCGAGATGTTCGGAATCGCGTAGGCCACGTTAGCGGCCCCCTCGACGGACGTCCCGTCAATTCCGTCCTTGATCATCACGCTCGCGAACGGCGTGCCGGCAAGGATCGACTGACCGACGATGCGATGTCGCCAGCCGACAAGCTTGCCGTCGGCGCTCAGGCCCGCGTCGAGCTTGTGGAAGTACATCGGCCGGTAGAGGCCGCCGTGGATATCGTCCTCGCGAGTCCACTGCAGCTTGACCGGCGTGCCGTTCGCACCCAGCGCCTTCGCGATCGACACGGCCTCGACGATATAGTCCGACCGCGTGTTCGCGCGCCGCCCGAAGCTGCCGCCCGCATACAGCGTGTGAATCTTGACCTGCTGCGGATCGAGCCCCGCCGTCTGTGCGGCGTTGCCCTGGTCGACCGTCTGGAACTGATCGCCTGCCCAGATTTCGCAACTGTCGGCGGTGAGCCTGATCACCGCGTCGAGCGGTTCCATCGGCGCGTGGGCGAGATACGGGAACGCATAGGTGGCGGAGATTTTCTTCGCCGCGCCCGCGAGCGCCTGCGTCGCATCACCGTCTTTTCGGGCGGATGCGCCGGGCTGCTCCGCGAGCTGTCGATACTCGGCCATGATCGCGTCCGAGCTGCGCTTTTCGGCCTTCGAATCGTCCCATTCGACTTTCAGCGCATCGCGACCCTGCTTCGCTGCCCAGAAGCCCTTCGCGACCACAGCAACGCCACCCGGCACCTGCACGACCGAGACGACACCCGGCACCGCTTTCGCGGCCGCTGCATCGAATGACTTGACCGTCGCACCGAAGAGCGGCGGACGCTGCAGCAGCGCGACCAGCATGCCGGGGAATGTCACGTCGAGCGTGAACTGCGCGGTGCCGTTGGTTTTCGGTGGCACGTCAACACGCGGCAGTTGATGGCCAATCAATCGAAAATCCTTCGGCGACTTGAGCGTGACCTTATCCGGCACCGGCAAGCGGGCCGCGGCCGACGCGAGCGAGCCGTAGGTCGCGGTCCGGTTCGTGGCCGCGTGATGAACGCTGCCGTCGCGCGTCGTCAGGTCGGAGGCGGGGACCTTCCATTGCGCAGCGGCGGCTGAGACCAGCATCGCGCGTGCTTTCGCGCCGGCTTCGCGCAATTGCATCCACGAGTTCGCCATCGCCGAACTGCCGCCCGTGCCCTGAATCGTGCCGAAGGCAAGATTCGCGTAGCGCTTCGCGTCGGCTGGCGCGCTTTCGACACGCACGTCCTGCCAGTTCGCATCCAGCTCTTCCGCGACGATCGTCGCGATACCGGTGTACGCGCCCTGGCCCATCTCGACGTGCTTGGCGATGACCGTGACGCTGTTATCGGGCGCGATGCGCAGGAATGCATTGGGTGCGAACGTCGCCTCGGGCATCGTGGCAGCGAGCGCGCGCCGGCCCGTGCCCGCCCATTCGAAGCCAATGGTGAGGCCGACTGCCGCAACGGCGCCGGCTGCCTTCAGGAAGGTCCGGCGGGATGGGCGTACCGCATCCGTGAGATCGAGATCGGTCGTCATGGTCAGGCCATCAGGGTGGCAGCGGCTTCGTGGATGGCCGCGCGAATCCGGGTGTAGGTCGCACAGCGGCAGAGATTGCCGTTCATCGCGGCATCGATGTCAGCGTCGGTAGGCGTCGCGTTATGTTCAAGCAAGGCGGTTGCGGACATGATCTGTCCAGACTGACAGTAGCCGCACTGCGGGACCTGCAGCTTGACCCATGCAGCCTGGATGGCTTTTGCGGGCCGTCCTTCGATGCCTTCAATAGTTGTAATGCGCTTGCCAGCGATAGCCGCGATCGGCAGCACGCACGAGCGGGTGGCTTCGCCTTCCAGATGAACCGTGCAGGCGCCGCATTGCGCCATGCCGCAGCCGAACTTCGTGCCGTGCAGGCCAGCATTCTCGCGGATCGCCCAGAGGAGCGGCGTAGTGGGATCGGCATCGAGCGTAACGTTCTTGCCGTTGAGGACAAACGATGTAGACATGGAACCTCTCCGTGGGGAAAGCCCGAACTTGGCGCCGGGTGTACGCGGGAGTGTGACCGACCGCCTGCCGTTGCGCTTACACAATCCTGCAAAATTATTGAACAATGCTGCAAATCGAACCGGTCAACTGTGGCTGCCCGGTAGCGGTTGGGTATGCTCAATTCCGTCCACGGAGTTCAATGCACATGAAACAGAATTCTTCATGGTTCGATCCTTCGGCCTCGCGGGAAACGGCGCGTCGCGAACTCGCCGCGCTCATCAGCCGCTTCGCGCCAGTGGACGGCGCGCATCAGACGGCCATTCCCTCGCTGACTTTCTACCGATACTCGGCGCGCGCCGATCTCGGCTGCGGCGTAACGAGCTCCGCGTTCGTGTTCGCGGCACAAGGCGCCAAGCGGGTCGTGGTAGCGGGACAGGCTTACGACTACGATCATCTGCATTGCCTGGTGACGTCCGTCAATTTGCCGATGACGTCGCAGGTTACGCGAGCGTCGTCCGACGCGCCTTATCTGTGCGTGAAGCTCACGCTTGATCCGCAACGCATTGTCGAACTGGCGACGCAGCTGCATCTGCCGGAACCGGGTGCCGTGTCGGCGGGCGAAGGCATCGCCGTGGGCTCGCTGTCGGCACCGGTTTTCGATGCAGCGCTGCGGCTCGTGCGATTGCTCGATACTCCGGGTGACATCCCCGTTCTCGCGCCGCTCATCGAGAAGGAATTGCTCTACCGGCTGATGACAAGCGAGCAGGGGAAGCGACTGCGACACATCGCCGTGAACGGGAGCCAGACGTACCGGATCGCGCGGGCGATCGAGTGGATCCAGAATCACTACACCGAGCTTTTGCGGGTGGAGATGCTGGCGCAGGAGGTGAACATGAGCGTGTCGTCGCTCCATCATCACTTCAAGAGCGTCACGACGCTGAGTCCGCTGCAGTATCAGAAGCAACTGCGGCTGCATGAGGCCCGGAAATTGTTACTCGGACAGAACGGGGATGTCGCGTCGGTGGCGATCAGAGTCGGGTATGACAGCCCTTCCCAGTTCAGCCGCGAATATAGCCGGCTGTTTGGGGCGCCTCCCCTTCGCGACGTGGTGCAGCTAAGGCGCCGGAACGTGGTGGAGTTTGGAGAGTAGGGCTGGCGGCACTCAGATCCGGGGTTTATAGAATCAAGGCATGGCCGGTTGTGAGTTCCCGTAATATGCGTATGCGCCTTGAGCGGACGACCGGGGCGAGCAACACAATCGCACTCCCCTCTCTTCGGTCGGAGTGCGCCATGAAAACCGAACACGTTCAGGAACATAACCAGGGGTTCCTTTTAAGATGTCTGACCAAAACGGTAGTCAATCCGTCACGATGTCTGACCGAACCGGTAGTCAATCTGCATTGCGTCAAGTTGCAGCTTCGAGGCTTTTTCTCGGCGCAACGATTGCGATGTTTCTGTCGGGTCTCGGCGCGTCAGCTGCTGCACCACAGATTGTTCCGTTCCTGGTGAAGGAACTCGGCGCCTCGCTGCCGTTGGCGGGACTCTATTACTTGACCAGCCTTGCAACGCCAGTCGCGGGGTATTTCGTCGGCCACTATTCCGATCACACAGGGAATCGCCTCGGTCTTTTCCGCCTGTGTGCTGTAGCGGGCTTTGTGGGCTGGGCGGGCCTCGCCCTCTCCACTTCGGTCTGGATGCCGTTCATCATCGCCGTCGCTTTGCTGGCCGTTTCCGGTGCTACCGCCTCGCAAATTTTTGCGGCTGGCCACGATAAACTCAACGACAAGCCCGACGACGCAAATGAAAGTGTCGTTGCCATCGCCCGTATGGCGCTCACCGGCGGATGGATCGTTGGGCCTGCATTAGGCGCGTGGGTGGCGGCGGCCTATGGCCTGCGATCCATGCTTTGGATGACCGCCTTCTGAATGCTTCTACAGATCGCACCTCTCGGAACGCTGAACCCAACTGTCAAGCTCAAGCCGGAGTCGGCGCGTCAGCCCGCACACCACTCCAACCTACGTGCCATGCTTCCACTGCTGACGTTCACAGGACTCTTCGTCATGGTCTACGCGGGGGAGCCGGCAAAGTACGGACTCCTGCTGATCTACATGGAAGAACACCTCAAGCTAAGTCCGGCCGTACGGGGAACGGTCATCGGGATACAGCCATTCATCGAGCTACTCATCATGCCCTTCAGCATCGGGCTGGGCCGCAAGCTTGGCAACGTGTGGTTGATGTGTATCGCGGCCGCTATCGGGGTGCTTGCCAATCTTTGCTTTGCGCTCTGGTCGTCCGCAGCGGGCATGTTCGCCGGACAGATCCTCATGGGTGGTGTTTGGGGCATCTTTATGGTTCTGGGCATCATCGTCGCTCAACGCCTGCTCCCCAACGCGGTAGGGACGGCGTCGGCAATCTTCATGAGCTCGACGGCTCTCGCCTCGGCGTTAGGAGGCATCGCGGGCGGCTTCGGGGCCGCGTTCCTGGGCCTTCCCAATGTCTTCCTGCTGCCAGCGCTCTTCGCGGGTATAGCCGTTATTGGACTGGCATGGATGGCACGCAGCGAAAACTTCAAGATGTATTGATCCCGGCCAATTCACACACGCGCTCGAGCACAGTTGCAGTGTCTGTTTCAGATCGAGAACCGGTCGTCGATTTACTCTAGTGTCGATATCAGGATTCACGTATGTCCCGCTCCGAACGTCTCCTTCATCTCCTGCAAGTGTTACGTCGTTATCGACGTCCCGTGCGTGGCCAAGCCCTGGCCGAGGAGCTCGGCGTGAGCATCCGCACGCTATACCGGGACATCGCCAGTTTGCAGGCGCAAGGAGCAATGATCGAGGGGGAACCGGGCGTTGGTTACGTTATGAAACCGGGTTTCATGCTGCCGCCCATGATGTTTCGCTCAGAGGAACTCGACGCCCTGGTTCTTGGCATGCGCTGGGTGGCCGATCGCTGCGACAAGCCGCTATCATCCGGTGCGCTGAGCGCGCTTGCGAAGATAGCCGCCATACTGCCCACTGAACTGCGTCGCGAATTGGAAGAGTCTTCGCTGCTGGTCGGCGCGCCGTTGAAGAGACCTGCCCACAAAGTCTCGCCTGACCTTCTGCGTGCCGCAGTCCGAGAAGAGCAGAAGCTCAATATTACCTACGTGGACGCCAGTGGTATTCACTCGCAGCGTGTCGTTTGGCCCTTTGCCCTGGTGTATTTCGACCAGGCGCGGGTCCTGATGTGTTGGTGCGAGCTTCGAGCTGATTTTCGGAATTTCCGTTCGGACCGGATCTCGAACGTCGAGCAGTTGGAAGAGCGCTACCCCAAAAGACGGTCAACACTGCTTCGTGAGTGGCGCAGGCTCAATCACTTCGCGAGCCGCACAATACTGCCAGAATCTGACAGTATCGACCATTAGACTGAGCTTCCTTTCTTGGCGAGGAGCTCAAAATGAAGTTCGCATCGGTTCGTGTTGTTACCCGGGATATCGATGGGCTGGTGGAGTTTTATCAAAGGCTTTCAGGTATCGAGGCTGTACGTCCGGCTGATGGATTTGCCGAAATGCGGTTCGACGGAGCGACGCTTGCGATTTCGTCTGAGCACCTGATTAAGCTTTTTAATGTCGGTGCTGCCACAGCGGCTGCGAATCAGTCGGCGATCCTGGAGTTTGAAGTGGAGGACGTTGACGCGGTGTTCGAACGGATGAATGGGTCCGGGACAAACATCGTGATGCCGACGACGTTGATGCCGTGGGGCAATCGCTCGCTCTTGCTGCGCGACCCTGACCGGAATCTCGTCAACATATTTTCTCGCCCCCAGCGTTGAGGAAACCCGCCGTCACGGCGGCCCGCCGCGTCGTTATTGCGAGCGAACACGCGAATGTGTGCGAGGTGACGGTCAGTTGGTTTGGGTAGCGCGTCGCTCGGCCAGAGCGAAAATCTTCATGCCAACGAGCATGGCAATGACGAACAACATCGCTTTGAACTCGCCGCTGCCGGCGCTCACGAGGGCCGGTCCCGGGCAGAATCCTGCCAGGCCCCAGGCGGCACCAAACATGGCGCTGCCAGCAAGCAGGCGGCGGTCGATGCGCGTCGCGGTCGGCAGCGACATGGGCGCGTTGAACAGGCTCCGCTTGAGCCTGCGTGCAATCGCGAAGCCGACACTGCCAACTGCGATCGCGCCGGCCATGACGAACGCCAGTGACGGGTCCCAGTTGCCGGCGATATCGAGAAAGCCCAGCACCTTCGCTGGGTTGGCCATGCCGGAAACAATCAGTCCCGTGGCGAATATCAGACCGGCCAGCAGCGCGTTGAGAATCAGCATGTCAAAGCCCCAGCAGATGACGGGTCACGAAAACGGTGAAAAAGCCCACTGCCATGAACGTCGCGGTGGCGGCAAGCGAGCGGACCGAACCGCGTGAGAGGCCGCACACGCCGTGACCGCTGGTGCAACCGGACGCATAGCGGGTGCCGACGCCGACGAGCAGGCCGGCCACAACGAGCACAGGTGGCGATGACGCGATCGTAACAGCCGGCAGTGCCGTGAAAAGCCTGAACATCCAGGGCGCGGCAAGGAGTCCAAGCACGAATGCGGCGCGCCAGACATGATCGCTGGATCTCGTGTCGAGCAGGCCGCCAAGAATCCCGCTGATGCCGGCGATACGACCATTTCCGAGCACGAGCAGCGCTGCCGCCAAGCCGATCAATAAGCCGCCGGCGAGCGCGGGAAGCGGCGTGAAGTGGACGAGGTCAATGCTCATTTCAGGCGCCCTTTGACTTTGCCGCAATAGAGGCTCGACAAGGTCTGCATAATGCTCAGGACTTCGACGCTTGCAAGGCTGTAGTACATGTACTTTCCCTCGCGCCGCGTGCTGACGAGACCTTCCTCGCGCAACACGCCAAGGTGCTGCGAAAGGCTCGGTTGACTCACGCCAACCGCCTCTTCCAGTTCTCCGACGTTGTGTTCGCCTTCGATCAACTGGCACAGCAGCAGCAGACGGTCTTCCTGCGCCATGGCTTTGAGAAGGGCGCAGCATTTCGTCGCGGATTGCCGCAGCGCGTCAAGCGCGGCGGGAGATAACGACGCGGTCATCGATGGGGGCCTCTCTGCCTGACAATATATTTACCAACATTATATAACAATATATATTGTTATATAATGTATCGACTGGAGCATGCGATGAAGCCACTGGTAGAAGCGTTCTTCGATCGGACCACCTGTACCGTTACCTATGTCGTTCATGCTGGCGATGGCTCTGCGTGTGCTGTGATCGATTCGGTGCTCGACTACGACCCGAAGGCCGGCCGTACCTCGACTCAATCGGCCGACAAGGTCGTGGAATTTGTACAGGCGCGGGGGCCGCGTGTTGAATGGCTGCTGGAAACGCATGCCCACGCGGACCATCTGTCGGCCGCGCAATATCTGAAGACACGACTCGGAGGAAGGATTGCCATCGGCGAGAGCATTCGCGCAGTGCAGGGTGTATTCAGGCGCGTCTTTAACCTGGGGGAGCACGTGCCGGACGACGGTCGGCAGTTCGACCATCTGTTCACTGCCGGCGAGACG
It encodes:
- a CDS encoding glyoxalase/bleomycin resistance/extradiol dioxygenase family protein → MKFASVRVVTRDIDGLVEFYQRLSGIEAVRPADGFAEMRFDGATLAISSEHLIKLFNVGAATAAANQSAILEFEVEDVDAVFERMNGSGTNIVMPTTLMPWGNRSLLLRDPDRNLVNIFSRPQR
- a CDS encoding YeeE/YedE family protein yields the protein MLILNALLAGLIFATGLIVSGMANPAKVLGFLDIAGNWDPSLAFVMAGAIAVGSVGFAIARRLKRSLFNAPMSLPTATRIDRRLLAGSAMFGAAWGLAGFCPGPALVSAGSGEFKAMLFVIAMLVGMKIFALAERRATQTN
- a CDS encoding helix-turn-helix transcriptional regulator, which codes for MTASLSPAALDALRQSATKCCALLKAMAQEDRLLLLCQLIEGEHNVGELEEAVGVSQPSLSQHLGVLREEGLVSTRREGKYMYYSLASVEVLSIMQTLSSLYCGKVKGRLK
- a CDS encoding YeeE/YedE family protein produces the protein MSIDLVHFTPLPALAGGLLIGLAAALLVLGNGRIAGISGILGGLLDTRSSDHVWRAAFVLGLLAAPWMFRLFTALPAVTIASSPPVLVVAGLLVGVGTRYASGCTSGHGVCGLSRGSVRSLAATATFMAVGFFTVFVTRHLLGL